In one window of Oryza sativa Japonica Group chromosome 9, ASM3414082v1 DNA:
- the LOC4347565 gene encoding uncharacterized protein — MRSPSILSQCLAGFLSHEKAAAHCVNVVPERESHPPSPAVEIVPSKNVHPYKYAGENIEMHGMNIFKGKVSVVDIVGLSGSEVITPKGEGPLKCCESSIDLVNVLKNEIRDGLLTFRSKQVLELGCGYGLPGIFACLKGASTVHFQDPSAEIIRCKTIPNVLANLEHAQDKHGQQQGSPLTPSRQQLPQDIHFYAGEWEELHTVLSVIQEDEVDTSSGVALEFCEDDFLDGCSSQDASNICHETSSRRSRKLSGSRAWERGNETTTGDGGYDILLVNEIPYSASSLQNLYLLVKKCLRPPYGVMYLAARKNYIGSSSAVRQLRSLVDEEGAFGAHLVSEPPEREIWKFFFK, encoded by the exons ATGCGGTCACCTTCAATTCTCTCACAGTGCCTGGCCGGCTTCCTGTCGCATGAAAAAGCTGCAGCCCACTGCGTTAATGTCGTGCCCGAGAGAGAGTCACACCCTCCGTCACCAGCAGTCGAGATTGTCCCGTCAAAG AATGTTCATCCATACAAGTATGCAGGCGAGAATATTGAAATGCATGGCATGAATATATTTAAG GGAAAGGTCAGTGTTGTCGATATTGTTGGTCTATCTGGATCAGAGGTTATAACTCCAAAAGGTGAAG GGCCTCTGAAGTGCTGTGAGAGTTCAATTGACCTAGTGAATGTTCTTAAGAATGAGATCCGTGATGGACTATTGACATTCAGAAGCAAACAGGTTTTAGAG CTTGGCTGTGGATATGGGCTTCCTGGGATATTTGCTTGCCTGAAG GGAGCTTCAACAGTGCATTTTCAGGATCCGAGTGCTGAAATAATAAGGTGCAAAACAATACCCAATGTGCTTGCAAATCTTGAGCATgctcaagacaaacatggtcaACAACAAGGAAGCCCCCTTACTCCATCTCGGCAGCAATTGCCTCAAGATATCCATTTCTATGCCGGGGAATGGGAGGAGCTTCACACTGTTCTGTCAGTGATTCAGGAGGATGAGGTGGACACATCATCAGGTGTAGCACTAGAGTTCTGTGAAGATGACTTTCTGGATGGTTGCAGTAGCCAAGATGCAAGCAATATTTGCCATGAAACCTCTTCAAGGCGATCAAGAAAACTATCAGGAAGCCGTGCATGGGAGAGGGGGAATGAGACTACCACAGGAGATGGTGGATATGATATACTGTTAGTCAATGAGATCCCTTATTCTGCAAGCTCTCTTCAAAACCTCTATTTGCTCGTAAAAAAG TGCCTAAGGCCGCCATATGGGGTGATGTACCTTGCTGCAAGGAAGAATTACATCGGCTCGAGCAGCGCGGTGCGGCAGCTCCGATCCCTGGTGGATGAAGAAGGCGCATTTGGCGCGCACCTCGTCTCTGAGCCCCCAGAGAGGGAGATCTGGAAGTTCTTCTTCAAGTAG